A genomic window from Camelina sativa cultivar DH55 chromosome 2, Cs, whole genome shotgun sequence includes:
- the LOC104736919 gene encoding probable LRR receptor-like serine/threonine-protein kinase At5g59680 isoform X2 codes for MERSLGIFLFVVIANLAISHLAQAQSQEGFISLDCGLPVNEESPYEEESTGLQYTSDATVIHSGKTETIRANLESGFVKPLWTLRYFPEGRRNCYNLNVEKGRNHLIRARFAYGNYDGLDNGPKFDLYLGPNLWATIDLRASNSTRKEILHIPTSNKLQICLVRTGLTTPLISALEIRPMGNDSYIIESGSLELFLYRYYLSESSTAYISFLEDVYDRQWRPYFLKEEWTQINTTSKVGNNNDYDPPKDALATAAIPTNASEPLTYEWSNSDNPNASYYLYAHFAEIQDLRANDTREFNILFNGQQYDGPLIPKKLEITTIVNSSPRTCDGRKCSFQLTRTDRSTLPPLLNALEVYTVIEFPHSETEESDVIAIKSIKDAYKLNKIDWQGDPCVSQYLMWDGLNCSISTNISTPPRITSLDLSSTGLTGTIAAAIQNLTQLEKLDLSNNKLTGGVPEFLGNMKSLTVINLSGNNLNGSIPQALQEKGLELSVEGNPMLCVSDSCRKSPKKKFPLAIVVASVVGAAIVIAVLVLFLVIRKKKSTVVEGLHLLPGASAVNATFANKSSRRFTYSEVVKMTNNFQRVLGKGGFGMVYHGSVNGYEQVAVKVLSQSSTQGYKEFNAEVDLLMRVHHTNLVSLVGYCYEGDHLALIYEFLPNGDLKQHLSGKGSRSIINWSTRLQIALEAALGLEYLHVGCKPPMVHRDIKTANILLDENFKAKLADFGLSRSFQGGVDSEESTVIAGSRGYLDPEYNHSGRLGENSHITQWVGFQMNRGDFTLLLY; via the exons atggaGAGATCTCTAGGGATTTTTTTGTTCGTGGTAATTGCAAATTTGGCCATCAGTCATCTTGCTCAAGCTCAGAGCCAAGAag GGTTTATTAGTTTGGACTGCGGACTACCCGTGAATGAAGAATCTCCTTATGAAGAGGAGTCAACCGGATTACAGTACACTTCGGACGCAACAGTCATCCATAGTGGAAAAACTGAAACTATCCGAGCAAATCTGGAGAGTGGTTTCGTGAAGCCCTTATGGACGCTGAGATATTTTCCAGAAGGAAGACGGAACTGCTACAATCTAAACGTTGAGAAGGGAAGAAATCATCTCATCAGGGCAAGGTTTGCATATGGAAACTATGATGGTCTTGACAATGGCCCCAAGTTTGATCTATATCTTGGACCAAATCTATGGGCAACTATAGATTTGCGCGCAAGTAATAGTACACGGAAAGAGATCTTGCACATCCCAACTTCAAACAAGTTGCAGATTTGTCTTGTTAGGACTGGGCTGACTACACCGCTCATTTCAGCCTTGGAAATACGGCCCATGGGAAATGATTCTTATATCATTGAGTCTGGTTCTCTGGAACTCTTCTTATATCGCTACTATCTAAGCGAATCTTCAACTGCTTATATTAG TTTCCTGGAAGATGTCTATGATCGCCAATGGAGGCCGTACTTTTTGAAAGAGGAGTGGACTCAGATAAACACCACTAGCAAAGTGGGAAATAATAACGACTATGATCCACCAAAAGACGCACTTGCAACTGCAGCCATACCTACTAATGCCAGTGAGCCATTGACGTATGAATGGAGTAATTCGGATAATCCTAATGCCAGTTATTACTTGTACGCACACTTTGCTGAGATTCAAGATTTGCGGGCAAATGATACCAGAGAATTCAACATCCTATTTAATGGACAACAATACGATGGCCCTTTGATTCCTAAAAAGTTAGAGATAACTACTATAGTAAATTCATCTCCAAGAACTTGCGATGGAAGGAAATGTAGTTTTCAGCTGACAAGAACCGACAGATCAACTCTTCCACCTCTACTTAACGCTCTTGAGGTCTACACAGTTATTGAGTTTCCACATTCCGAAACAGAAGAAAGCGACG tGATTGCTATAAAGAGTATCAAAGACGCCTATAAATTGAATAAGATCGACTGGCAAGGTGATCCATGTGTCTCTCAATACCTTATGTGGGATGGTTTAAACTGCAGCATCAGCACAAATATCTCCACACCACCAAGAATTACTTCTTT AGACTTGTCTTCTACTGGTTTAACCGGAACCATAGCAGCTGCCATACAAAATCTTACGCAACTTGAAAAACT GGATTTGTCGAATAATAAATTGACTGGAGGAGTGCCGGAGTTTCTAGGCAATATGAAATCATTGACGGTCAT AAATTTAAGTGGGAACAATCTCAATGGTTCAATTCCTCAAGCTCTTCAAGAAAAAGGACTAGAGCTATC TGTTGAAGGAAACCCAATGCTTTGTGTCTCTGACTCGTGTAGAAAATCACCTAAAAAGAAATTTCCTTTGGCGATTGTTGTTGCATCAGTTGTTGGTGCAGCCATTGTCATTGCTGTActggttctttttcttgtaatcagaaagaaaaagtcAACGGTTGTAGAAG GTCTACACCTGCTACCGGGTGCATCAGCGGTGAATGCTACATTTGCTAATAAGAGCAGCAGAAGGTTCACATATTCAGAAGTCGTCAAAATGACTAATAACTTTCAAAGAGTGTTAGGTAAAGGAGGGTTCGGCATGGTGTATCACGGTTCTGTAAATGGTTATGAACAAGTGGCCGTTAAAGTACTCTCTCAATCTTCAACTCAAGGCTATAAGGAGTTCAACGCAGAG GTTGATCTTCTTATGAGAGTGCACCATACAAATTTGGTGAGTCTGGTTGGGTATTGCTATGAAGGAGATCACTTGGCCCTCATCTATGAGTTTCTGCCCAATGGAGACTTAAAACAACATTTGTCAG GAAAAGGAAGTAGATCCATCATCAACTGGAGTACTCGACTACAAATAGCTTTGGAGGCAGCACTAG GATTGGAGTACTTACATGTTGGATGCAAACCGCCGATGGTTCACAGAGATATCAAAACTGCCAACATATTGCTAGACGAGAATTTCAAGGCCAAACTCGCTGATTTTGGGCTCTCAAGATCTTTTCAAGGTGGAGTTGACTCGGAGGAGTCGACAGTGATTGCTGGTAGTCGTGGATACCTTGATCCCGA ATATAACCATTCAGGTCGATTGGGTGAAAATTCTCACATAACACAATGGGTTGGCTTTCAGATGAACCGAGGTGATTTTACATTATTACTGTACTGA
- the LOC104756493 gene encoding probable LRR receptor-like serine/threonine-protein kinase PAM74 isoform X2: MTNNLETVLGKGGFGIVCHGILNGSEHVAVKVDLLLRVHHTNLVSLVGYCDDGDHLALIYEYLPNGDLRQHLSGKDTKSIISWRNRLRIALEAALGLEYLHSGCTPPMVHRDVKTTNILLDEQFKAKLADFGMSRSFPVGGESHVSTMVVGTLGYLDPEYYHTSRLSEKSDVYSFGIVLLEMITNQSVIDQTREKPHITEWVRFELNRGDITRIMDPNLYGDYNSRSVWRAIELAMSCANQSSARRPDMSEVVTELKECLVSQNSGENVKMESQSSINVSMSFDTEMFPSAR, from the exons ATGACGAACAACTTGGaaacagtattaggaaaaggtGGATTCGGTATTGTCTGTCACGGTATACTAAATGGTTCTGAACATGTAGCAGTTAAA gttgatcttcttctgaGAGTTCACCATACGAATTTGGTGAGCCTCGTCGGATACTGCGATGATGGAGATCACTTGGCTCTCATTTACGAGTATCTGCCCAATGGAGATTTAAGACAACATCTATCTG GAAAAGACACCAAGTCTATTATCAGCTGGCGCAATCGGCTAAGAATAGCTTTGGAGGCTGCACTAG GATTGGAATATTTACATTCTGGATGCACACCTCCGATGGTTCATAGAGATGtcaaaactacaaatatattGTTGGACGAGCAGTTTAAGGCCAAGCTTGCTGACTTTGGGATGTCGAGATCTTTTCCAGTTGGAGGTGAATCTCATGTTTCGACAATGGTTGTTGGTACTCTTGGATACCTTGATCCTGA ATATTACCATACAAGTAGGTTGAGTGAGAAGAGCGACGTGTACAGCTTCGGGATTGTGTTATTGGAAATGATCACAAACCAATCAGTGATTGACCAAACACGCGAAAAGCCTCACATAACAGAATGGGTGAGATTTGAGCTTAACCGAGGAGATATTACTAGGATCATGGATCCAAACCTATACGGAGATTACAACTCACGTTCTGTTTGGAGAGCTATTGAGCTAGCAATGTCATGTGCGAATCAGTCTTCAGCAAGACGACCAGACATGTCTGAAGTTGTAACCGAACTAAAAGAGTGTCTTGTGTCTCAAAACTCGGGGGAAAATGTGAAGATGGAGTCTCAGAGTTCTATCAATGTGAGCATGAGCTTTGACACAGAGATGTTTCCTAGTGCAAGATAA
- the LOC104756493 gene encoding probable LRR receptor-like serine/threonine-protein kinase PAM74 isoform X1: MENSCCFLLVLFGSFAISHLVQAQDQLGFISLDCGLPDTELSPYTEGSTGLRFSSDAKYIKTGQIGKINTTLEFLEPHKTMRYFPEGKRNCYNLNVEKDRRYLIRATFIYGNYDGLKTNPQFELHLGPNLWTPIDLVKSSSGTFVELLHVSTSNSLQICLVKNGTTTPLISALELRPLHNDAYVTKSGSLKLFTRNYFHGKTGSIRYPTDIYDRRWGAFTISYWIQLSTSLLVDNRNAYFPPKDTLEEAATPRNLSAPLRFVWRSDNPKEQFYVYSHFAELQDLGSNETREFDMFWDGNNFGDNIIPPKLKLLTWPTINPMSCTGGKCIFELVKTVNSTLPPLLNAVEVFTVVEFPQAGTNESDVLAITNIEATYGLSRISWQGDPCVPQEYAWDGLNCSSINMSTPPRITSLNLSSSGLNGTIAAGLQNLTHLVKLDLSYNNLTGGVPEFLGNMKSLRFINLRGNDLNGSIPQSLRRKGLELLIKGNPKLFPSVSPTKPPNNIKEFPTAIVVSVVSVAIIIVILIIFLVLRNKKPLTTEVYFLYPTALQTPRSPTKRRFTYSEVVEMTNNLETVLGKGGFGIVCHGILNGSEHVAVKVLSQSSTQGYKQFKAEVDLLLRVHHTNLVSLVGYCDDGDHLALIYEYLPNGDLRQHLSGKDTKSIISWRNRLRIALEAALGLEYLHSGCTPPMVHRDVKTTNILLDEQFKAKLADFGMSRSFPVGGESHVSTMVVGTLGYLDPEYYHTSRLSEKSDVYSFGIVLLEMITNQSVIDQTREKPHITEWVRFELNRGDITRIMDPNLYGDYNSRSVWRAIELAMSCANQSSARRPDMSEVVTELKECLVSQNSGENVKMESQSSINVSMSFDTEMFPSAR, translated from the exons ATGGAgaattcttgttgttttttgctAGTGTTGTTCGGATCTTTCGCCATTTCTCATCTTGTTCAAGCTCAGGATCAACTAG GATTCATCAGTTTGGATTGCGGGCTACCTGATACCGAACTGTCTCCTTATACCGAGGGATCAACCGGATTAAGGTTCTCATCGGATGCAAAGTATATCAAGACTGGTCAAATTGGTAAAATTAATACAACTCTTGAGTTTCTTGAGCCACACAAGACGATGAGATATTTTCCGGAAGGGAAGCGGAACTGCTATAATCTGAACGTTGAGAAGGACAGAAGATATTTGATCAGGGCCACATTCATATACGGAAACTACGACGGCCTTAAAACTAACCCGCAGTTTGAACTGCATCTAGGCCCTAATCTATGGACACCAATAGATTTGGTAAAATCTTCGAGTGGCACATTTGTAGAGCTCCTTCACGTTTCGACATCAAACTCGTTGCAGATATGTCTTGTTAAGAATGGGACGACCACACCGCTAATATCGGCTTTGGAACTACGTCCGCTTCACAACGATGCTTATGTCACAAAGTCTGGTTCCTTGAAGCTCTTCACTCGTAATTACTTCCACGGGAAAACTGGATCTATACG GTACCCAACTGATATCTATGATCGTCGATGGGGTGCATTTACGATCTCGTATTGGATCCAGCTTTCGACTAGCCTCCTTGTGGACAATAGAAACGCTTATTTTCCACCGAAAGATACACTGGAAGAGGCTGCCACGCCTAGAAATTTAAGTGCACCATTGAGGTTTGTTTGGCGTTCGGATAATCCTAAAGAGCAGTTTTACGTGTACAGTCACTTCGCTGAGTTGCAAGATTTAGGTAGCAATGAAACAAGGGAATTTGACATGTTCTGGGATGGAAATAATTTTGGCGACAATATCATTCCTCCAAAGCTTAAGTTACTTACTTGGCCTACAATAAACCCAATGAGTTGCACTGGAGGGAAATGCATTTTCGAGTTGGTAAAAACTGTAAATTCAACACTTCCTCCTTTACTTAACGCTGTTGAAGTTTTCACAGTTGTCGAGTTTCCACAAGCGGGAACAAATGAAAGCGACG TGCTTGCTATAACAAATATCGAAGCAACATACGGATTGAGTAGAATTAGCTGGCAAGGAGATCCATGCGTCCCTCAAGAGTATGCATGGGACGGTTTGAACTGTAGCAGCATTAATATGTCTACACCACCAAGAATCACTTCCTT AAACTTGTCTTCAAGCGGGTTAAATGGAACTATAGCAGCTGGTCTTCAAAATCTAACGCACTTAGTAAAACT GGACTTGTCGTATAATAATTTGACTGGAGGGGTTCCGGAGTTTCTAGGAAACATGAAATCGTTGCGGTTCAT AAACCTAAGAGGAAACGATCTTAATGGTTCAATTCCTCAATCTCTTCGAAGGAAAGGACTAGAATTATT GATTAAAGGAAATCCTAAGCTTTTCCCCTCTGTTTCGCCTACAAAACCACCTAATAATATCAAGGAATTTCCAACGGCGATTGTTGTATCAGTTGTTTCTGTGGCCATCATCATTGTTATATTGATCATTTTTCTTGTACTCAGAAATAAAAAACCATTGACTACGGAAG TATACTTTCTTTACCCTACAGCTCTACAAACACCAAGGAGCCCAACAAAGAGAAGGTTTACTTACTCAGAGGTTGTGGAAATGACGAACAACTTGGaaacagtattaggaaaaggtGGATTCGGTATTGTCTGTCACGGTATACTAAATGGTTCTGAACATGTAGCAGTTAAAGTGCTCTCTCAATCATCAACTCAAGGCTATAAGCAATTCAAGGCAGAG gttgatcttcttctgaGAGTTCACCATACGAATTTGGTGAGCCTCGTCGGATACTGCGATGATGGAGATCACTTGGCTCTCATTTACGAGTATCTGCCCAATGGAGATTTAAGACAACATCTATCTG GAAAAGACACCAAGTCTATTATCAGCTGGCGCAATCGGCTAAGAATAGCTTTGGAGGCTGCACTAG GATTGGAATATTTACATTCTGGATGCACACCTCCGATGGTTCATAGAGATGtcaaaactacaaatatattGTTGGACGAGCAGTTTAAGGCCAAGCTTGCTGACTTTGGGATGTCGAGATCTTTTCCAGTTGGAGGTGAATCTCATGTTTCGACAATGGTTGTTGGTACTCTTGGATACCTTGATCCTGA ATATTACCATACAAGTAGGTTGAGTGAGAAGAGCGACGTGTACAGCTTCGGGATTGTGTTATTGGAAATGATCACAAACCAATCAGTGATTGACCAAACACGCGAAAAGCCTCACATAACAGAATGGGTGAGATTTGAGCTTAACCGAGGAGATATTACTAGGATCATGGATCCAAACCTATACGGAGATTACAACTCACGTTCTGTTTGGAGAGCTATTGAGCTAGCAATGTCATGTGCGAATCAGTCTTCAGCAAGACGACCAGACATGTCTGAAGTTGTAACCGAACTAAAAGAGTGTCTTGTGTCTCAAAACTCGGGGGAAAATGTGAAGATGGAGTCTCAGAGTTCTATCAATGTGAGCATGAGCTTTGACACAGAGATGTTTCCTAGTGCAAGATAA
- the LOC104736919 gene encoding receptor-like protein kinase At5g59670 isoform X1 produces the protein MERSLGIFLFVVIANLAISHLAQAQSQEGFISLDCGLPVNEESPYEEESTGLQYTSDATVIHSGKTETIRANLESGFVKPLWTLRYFPEGRRNCYNLNVEKGRNHLIRARFAYGNYDGLDNGPKFDLYLGPNLWATIDLRASNSTRKEILHIPTSNKLQICLVRTGLTTPLISALEIRPMGNDSYIIESGSLELFLYRYYLSESSTAYISFLEDVYDRQWRPYFLKEEWTQINTTSKVGNNNDYDPPKDALATAAIPTNASEPLTYEWSNSDNPNASYYLYAHFAEIQDLRANDTREFNILFNGQQYDGPLIPKKLEITTIVNSSPRTCDGRKCSFQLTRTDRSTLPPLLNALEVYTVIEFPHSETEESDVIAIKSIKDAYKLNKIDWQGDPCVSQYLMWDGLNCSISTNISTPPRITSLDLSSTGLTGTIAAAIQNLTQLEKLDLSNNKLTGGVPEFLGNMKSLTVINLSGNNLNGSIPQALQEKGLELSVEGNPMLCVSDSCRKSPKKKFPLAIVVASVVGAAIVIAVLVLFLVIRKKKSTVVEGLHLLPGASAVNATFANKSSRRFTYSEVVKMTNNFQRVLGKGGFGMVYHGSVNGYEQVAVKVLSQSSTQGYKEFNAEVDLLMRVHHTNLVSLVGYCYEGDHLALIYEFLPNGDLKQHLSGKGSRSIINWSTRLQIALEAALGLEYLHVGCKPPMVHRDIKTANILLDENFKAKLADFGLSRSFQGGVDSEESTVIAGSRGYLDPEYTHSGRLAEKSDVYSFGIVLLEMITNQPVINNQSTEKSHITQWVGFQITKGDIIDIMDPNLGNDYDVNSAWRALELAMSCANPSSSKRPSMSQVIQELKECIVCENPRIHNNRGLESQEMNVSLDTAVVPMAR, from the exons atggaGAGATCTCTAGGGATTTTTTTGTTCGTGGTAATTGCAAATTTGGCCATCAGTCATCTTGCTCAAGCTCAGAGCCAAGAag GGTTTATTAGTTTGGACTGCGGACTACCCGTGAATGAAGAATCTCCTTATGAAGAGGAGTCAACCGGATTACAGTACACTTCGGACGCAACAGTCATCCATAGTGGAAAAACTGAAACTATCCGAGCAAATCTGGAGAGTGGTTTCGTGAAGCCCTTATGGACGCTGAGATATTTTCCAGAAGGAAGACGGAACTGCTACAATCTAAACGTTGAGAAGGGAAGAAATCATCTCATCAGGGCAAGGTTTGCATATGGAAACTATGATGGTCTTGACAATGGCCCCAAGTTTGATCTATATCTTGGACCAAATCTATGGGCAACTATAGATTTGCGCGCAAGTAATAGTACACGGAAAGAGATCTTGCACATCCCAACTTCAAACAAGTTGCAGATTTGTCTTGTTAGGACTGGGCTGACTACACCGCTCATTTCAGCCTTGGAAATACGGCCCATGGGAAATGATTCTTATATCATTGAGTCTGGTTCTCTGGAACTCTTCTTATATCGCTACTATCTAAGCGAATCTTCAACTGCTTATATTAG TTTCCTGGAAGATGTCTATGATCGCCAATGGAGGCCGTACTTTTTGAAAGAGGAGTGGACTCAGATAAACACCACTAGCAAAGTGGGAAATAATAACGACTATGATCCACCAAAAGACGCACTTGCAACTGCAGCCATACCTACTAATGCCAGTGAGCCATTGACGTATGAATGGAGTAATTCGGATAATCCTAATGCCAGTTATTACTTGTACGCACACTTTGCTGAGATTCAAGATTTGCGGGCAAATGATACCAGAGAATTCAACATCCTATTTAATGGACAACAATACGATGGCCCTTTGATTCCTAAAAAGTTAGAGATAACTACTATAGTAAATTCATCTCCAAGAACTTGCGATGGAAGGAAATGTAGTTTTCAGCTGACAAGAACCGACAGATCAACTCTTCCACCTCTACTTAACGCTCTTGAGGTCTACACAGTTATTGAGTTTCCACATTCCGAAACAGAAGAAAGCGACG tGATTGCTATAAAGAGTATCAAAGACGCCTATAAATTGAATAAGATCGACTGGCAAGGTGATCCATGTGTCTCTCAATACCTTATGTGGGATGGTTTAAACTGCAGCATCAGCACAAATATCTCCACACCACCAAGAATTACTTCTTT AGACTTGTCTTCTACTGGTTTAACCGGAACCATAGCAGCTGCCATACAAAATCTTACGCAACTTGAAAAACT GGATTTGTCGAATAATAAATTGACTGGAGGAGTGCCGGAGTTTCTAGGCAATATGAAATCATTGACGGTCAT AAATTTAAGTGGGAACAATCTCAATGGTTCAATTCCTCAAGCTCTTCAAGAAAAAGGACTAGAGCTATC TGTTGAAGGAAACCCAATGCTTTGTGTCTCTGACTCGTGTAGAAAATCACCTAAAAAGAAATTTCCTTTGGCGATTGTTGTTGCATCAGTTGTTGGTGCAGCCATTGTCATTGCTGTActggttctttttcttgtaatcagaaagaaaaagtcAACGGTTGTAGAAG GTCTACACCTGCTACCGGGTGCATCAGCGGTGAATGCTACATTTGCTAATAAGAGCAGCAGAAGGTTCACATATTCAGAAGTCGTCAAAATGACTAATAACTTTCAAAGAGTGTTAGGTAAAGGAGGGTTCGGCATGGTGTATCACGGTTCTGTAAATGGTTATGAACAAGTGGCCGTTAAAGTACTCTCTCAATCTTCAACTCAAGGCTATAAGGAGTTCAACGCAGAG GTTGATCTTCTTATGAGAGTGCACCATACAAATTTGGTGAGTCTGGTTGGGTATTGCTATGAAGGAGATCACTTGGCCCTCATCTATGAGTTTCTGCCCAATGGAGACTTAAAACAACATTTGTCAG GAAAAGGAAGTAGATCCATCATCAACTGGAGTACTCGACTACAAATAGCTTTGGAGGCAGCACTAG GATTGGAGTACTTACATGTTGGATGCAAACCGCCGATGGTTCACAGAGATATCAAAACTGCCAACATATTGCTAGACGAGAATTTCAAGGCCAAACTCGCTGATTTTGGGCTCTCAAGATCTTTTCAAGGTGGAGTTGACTCGGAGGAGTCGACAGTGATTGCTGGTAGTCGTGGATACCTTGATCCCGA ATATACCCATTCAGGTCGATTGGCTGAGAAGAGTGATGTGTACAGTTTCGGGATCGTGTTATTGGAGATGATCACAAACCAACCTGTGATTAACAATCAAAGCACTGAAAAGTCTCACATAACACAATGGGTTGGCTTTCAGATCACCAAAGGAGATATTATTGATATCATGGATCCAAACCTTGGCAATGATTATGACGTTAATTCTGCTTGGAGAGCTCTTGAGCTAGCAATGTCATGCGCGAATCCTTCTTCCTCAAAACGACCATCCATGTCTCAGGTCATTCAAGAGCTAAAAGAGTGTATTGTGTGTGAAAACCCAAGGATACATAACAATCGAGGCTTGGAATCTCAAGAAATGAACGTTAGCTTGGACACCGCGGTGGTTCCCATGGCAAGATAG